GATCCAATCGTAACTAGAATGGAACCCGCTTTTGCTTTTTCTATTGCTTCTTTTGCATCATGGGCAATGACAACTTTTCCAAAAGCTGTCTTACGGCCGATTCCTTGTGCTTTAATAATCACGTCACCAACTACATGAATCTTCATTAAATTGGTTGAACCTGCTTCGCCTACAGGGACACCTGCTGTAATGACAACCAAATCACCATGTTTCACAATTCCGCTATTTAGGCTCTCTTCTACTGCGATATCAAGCATTTCATCAGTTGTTTTTGCTACTTGACCAAGCTGCGGATAAACACCCCACACAAGAGATAAACGGCGGCAGACAGAGTCATTTGAAGTAACGGCAACGATATTTGCCTTTGGACGGTACTTAGAAATCATCCGGGCAGTATGACCGCTTTCAGTAGGAGTAATAATTGATTTGACTTCTAAATTTAATGCTGTATGGGCAACAGATTGTCCAATTGCATCCGTTAAATTATGTTCTGTATCTTTGCTGCGGTTTGATAAAATTTCTTTATGATCCAGCGCTTGCTCGGCTCTTAAAGCAATATTATGCATGGTTTGAACTGCCTCTACCGGATAAAGTCCAGCAGCTGTTTCACCAGAAAGCATGATGGCATCCGTTCCATCAAAAATCGCATTAGCAACATCACTTGCTTCCGCACGAGTTGGACGAGGGTTTCTCTGCATGGAATCCAACATTTGTGTTGCGGTGATAACCGGTTTTCCATTTGCATTACATTTTTTAATCAGCATTTTTTGAACAAGTGGTACTTCCTCTGCAGGAATTTCCACTCCAAGATCTCCGCGCGCTACCATTAAACCGTCTGAAACTTCAAGGATTTCATCAATGTTGTCAACGCCCTCTTGATTTTCAATTTTAGGTATAATGTGGATATGTGTAGCATTATTTTCTTCTAATAGCTGATGGATTTCTAGAACATCCTTGGCACGGCGGACAAATGATGCTGCGATAAAATCAATCCCCTGCTCAATTCCAAAAAGAATGTCCTTCTTATCTTTCTCAGTAATCCCAGGTAAATTTACCGATACACCTGGAACATTAACGCCTTTTTTATTCTTTAAAGTACCACTGTTTAAAATTTTGGTTTGAATTTCATTTGCTGTTTTGTCTACACTTAAAACTTCAAGACCAATTAAACCGTCATCCAAAAGAATTTTTGATCCTACATGGACATCTTCCATTAAACCAGGATATGTAATTGAGAATTTCTCAGGAGTTCCTTCTACTTCCACCATAGAAATTATAACGTTTTCTCCAGCTGTTAGCTCAATTGCTCCATTTTGCATGTTATGTGTCCGAATTTCAGGGCCTTTAGTATCAAGTAAAATGGCAACTGTTTTTCCTGTTCTTTCTGATGCTTCACGAATATTTTTGATCCGTATGCCATGTTCTTCATAATCACCATGGGAGAAATTTAAGCGAGCAACATTCATTCCTGAATTAATGAGTTGTGTTAATTTCTCTACGCTTTCACTTGCAGGTCCAATCGTACAAACGATTTTTGTTTTGCGCAGCATTGTTTTGCCTCCCTATTTGAAATGCGGCAAGCGCCTAAATCAGGCGCATCCGCAATCATCTTTCTTATTGTTAAGTATTAAATGGATAATTCTTTTGATAATTTAAATAGATTTAAATCAAGCTTATGTTTTCTCTCAAGAGCTTCAATGATGTCATAATCAACTAGCTGATTATCTTCAATCCCTACTGCACGGCCGCCCTTTCCTTCAATTAGAAGTTCTACTGCACGTGCGCCCAATCTGCTGGCAAGCACACGGTCTGCTGCAGTTGGTGATCCTCCCCGTTGGATATGGCCTAAAACCGATACTCTTGTGTCAAGTTGTGTAAGGTCTTGAAGCTGTTTAGCAAATTCAACACCACTGCAGACACCTTCAGCAACAATAATGATACTGTGCTTTTTACCACGTTCTTGACCTTTTCGAAGTCTTTCGGCAATGTCATTCATATCATAGTTTTCTTCAGGTATTAAGATCGTTTCCGCTCCACCAGCAAGTCCTGCCCATAAAGCAATGTCACCGGCATCCCGGCCCATAACTTCAATTACAAAGGTTCTTTCATGAGATGTCGCTGTATCCCGAATTTTATCAATTGCATCAATAACTGTATTTAATGCAGTATCAAATCCAATTGTTAGTTCGGTACCTGGAATATCGTTATCAATTGTTCCTGGAACACCTACACATGGATAGCCTTGCTCAGTCAAAGCTTTTGCTCCCCTGTAGGAACCGTCCCCGCCAATTACAACAAGTCCTTCAATTCCATGTGCTTTAAGCTGCTCAATTCCTTTTTGCTGTACTTCTTTCATTTTAAATTCAGGACAGCGGGCAGAATGAAGCATTGTGCCTCCGCGATGAATAATATCACCAACTGATCCTAATTCTAACTGTTTAATATTTCCACAAATTAAACCTGAATATCCTCCATAAATTCCGTAGACTTCAATATCATGATAAATAGCCTTGCGGACAACGGCACGAATAGCCGGATTCATTCCTGGGGAATCACCACCACTTGTAAGTACCCCAATTTTTTTCATGACAATCACCTCAAAATTAGATTGGTAATTTATGTAAGAAGAGTCATAGAAGGCTATTAAAAGTATAACAAATTATTCTTTTTTTACCCTTCTTCTATTATTAACATAAAACCCTTGAATATTAATAAAATAACACGAAGAAATGCCCATAACAACCGTCTCACATATGGTTTTCAAATAGACAGAATTATTAATTAAATGGAAACGTTTTATTAATTGATGTAAGCGTCATCATCTACTTTTTGTTGAACATTCCTTGAATTTTGTATGAAATCACGAAGGTGGTAATTTTTGTAAAAATGATTCATATAACAAAAACGTGCCCTATTGGCACGTTTATTGTACACCGATAAAATCCTTAACAAAATCAAATTCACCGATTTGTCTGAAACGATTGTAACGATCATCCATAAGCTCTTCTTCACTAAGTTTAAGAAGTTCCTGCAAAGAAGATACAAGGAATTTTTCAATTTCTTCAGCTTGCTTCTTAATATCTTTATGAGCTCCACCTTTTACTTCAGGAATGATATCATCGATGATCCCTAATTCTTTTAAATCGGGTGCAGTAATTTTCATGGATTCGGCTGCATTCTTAGCCAATCCGGAATCCTTCCAAAGAATCGCTGCTGCTCCTTCTGGAGAGATAACGGAGTATGTTGAGTTTTCCAGCATATAAATCCGGTTACCTACACCTAATCCAAGTGCACCACCGCTGCCTCCTTCGCCAATAACGATGCAGACAACCGGTACTCTCAAGCCAGCCATTTCAAACAGATTACGGGCGATTGCCTCACTTTGTCCCCGCTCTTCTGCTGCCTTTCCTGGATAAGCACCTTTTGTATCAATAAAACAAATAATCGGACGACCAAATTTATCAGCCTGCTTCATTAACCTTAAAGCCTTGCGATATCCTTCAGGATGCGGCATGCCAAAGTTGCGTCGGATATTTTCCTTTGTATCTTTCCCTCTTTGGTGGCCAATAACGGTTACTGGCAAGCCTTTAAATTTTGCGATTCCGCCTACTATTGCTTCATCGTCGCCGAAATTGCGATCGCCATGACATTCAAAAAAATCATCGAACAAATTGGAAATGTAATCAAGTGTTGTCGGCCGATTCGCCAAACGAGCAATTTGGACCCGGTCCCATGGTTTCATATTTTCATATATATCGTTTTCCAGTTTTGCAAGCCGTGCTTCCAATTTGTTGATTTCGGAACTTAAATCAACATCCGTGCTTTGTGTAAACTCTTTCAATTCTGCAATCTTCTTACGTAGCTCAACTAGCGGGCGCTCAAATTCCAATTCTCCTACCACGTTAATTCACCCCCAGGCTGATGGATTTCCAAAATGTTTGTGATCTTTTCGACCAATTCTGTTCGGGTAATTATGGCATCCAATTGGCCATGCTTTAATAGAAATTCCGATGTTTGGAAGTCCTCCGGCAGTTGTTCGCGGATAGACTGTTCGATTACTCGACGTCCGGCAAATCCGATTAATGCGCCTGGTTCTGCCAAGTTATAATCTCCCAATGAGGCAAAGCTGGCCGATACGCCTCCTGTTGTGGGATGGGTCATAATCGAAATAATTAAACCGCCATTATCGCTAAATTTCTTGAGCGCCACACTCGTTTTTGCCATTTGCATTAAACTTAAGGCGCCTTCCTGCATCCGAGCTCCACCTGAAGCAGTGAATATAATAAATGGAACAGACAATTCATCTGCTTTCTCAATTGCACGAGTTATTTTTTCGCCAACGACGGAACCCATACTGCCCATCCGGAAAGTAGAGTCCATAATAGCAACAACGATTTTGTGGCTATTTACCTCGCCAATTCCTGTAACAATGGCTTCATTTAATTTGCTTTTTTGCCGATCCTTTTCAAGCTTCTCCAAATAATCCGGAAAGTTTAAAGGGTTTTTCGAAATCATGCTTTCATTGATTTCTTCAAAGCTCCCTTCATCAATAAAACTGTCAATCCGCTCTTTGGAGTTCATAGGAAAATGATATCCACAATGTAAACATACTTTTACATTTTTTAATAACTCTTTGGAATACAATATTTTCTTACACGAAGGACACTTCGTCATGATTCCTTCCGGAACATCACTTTTCGTCGCTTCCTTCGGAATGGTCGCATATTTTTTCTTTTTGGTATTCGGTTTAGTAAATAAATCTTTAAGTGCCAAAAAATAAACCTCCTTTTGTGACATTCCTTACAGTTGGCAAATTTCCTGTACTTTTCTCTATTCAGAAGTCTTTCTATCTTTGTTGAACTTCATACCTATAATCGTTTTTAGTGGTCAGACCACTAAAAATTAAAAAATCCCCAAATGTAACAGAGGCTTGTTCAAATTCCAATATAAAGGATTGTGAATTTAAAATCTGTTAGATTTTGTCGAAAAAAAAGACAAATTTCGCATCTTTTGATAAGCGGCAATTGCTTTTGTTTCGTCTCTTTCTGCTAATGCCTTTAGTATTGGCATATAATCTTCTCGTTTGACTTCAACACGCTGTTCTTCCATAGAATAGCAGTAATCCTTTAAAATTGACCAAATTCTAAAAAAAAGATGGTTCTCTGCCAATTCCATTAGCCGTATAAAAAATTCATCATCCAGGAAGTGTTCACTATGATTAAACCATTCCATCAATTCTTCGATATTTCCTTTTTTCATTCGTTGAACAGCTAGTCTCAAACAATCCATTTCAATTAAGTTTTTTGTTTCAAATACATCCTTTTTTGCTTTTTCATCCTGCAAAATAAATGTACTGAGCAGCTGAACAAGCTGGTTCCCTTGAAAGTCTCGGATATATGTACCTTCGCCCCTGCGAGTTTCAATTAACCCAAGTAATTCCAACGCCCTTAGTGCTTCTCTAACGGAAGAGCGCCCGACATTCAGGCGCTCACATAGTTCCCGTTCTGAAGGTATTTTATCACCGGATTTAAGGCCATCATTTGCAATCATTTCTCGTAATTGCTTAACAATCCCTAAATATACTTTTGTAGTTGTCACTTATGTTTCACTCACTTTTTCCAATAAGAGCGAGCCTTTTTGTTTTTTCCTTAATTTCCTCAGGATCTACCTTTATACGTGCAACACCTGTTTCCATTGCAGCTTTAGCCACTGCTGCAGCAACACTAGGAGCGACTCTTGAATCAAATGGTCCCGGAATTACATAATCCGCACTTAACTCATCTTCGTTTATTAAATTAGCAATTGCCTCAACAGCAGCTATTTTCATTTTTTCATTTATATGGGTAGCACGAACATCCAGTGCACCACGGAAAATTCCCGGAAAGGCAAGAACATTGTTCACTTGGTTTGGAAAATCAGATCTGCCGGTACCAACGACTTTTGCGCCTGCTTCTTTTGCTTCTTCAGGCATTATTTCTGGTACTGGATTCGCCATTGCAAAGATAATTGGATCTGGATTCATGGAGGAAACCATTTCTTTTGTTAATGCTCCAGCAACAGAAACACCAATAAATACATCTGCACCTTTTATGACATCGGCAAGACTGCCTGTTTTATTATCTCGATTGGTATATTTAGCAACTTCAGCCTTAACAGAATTCATTCCAACAGGGCGGCCTTCATAAATAGCACCCTTTGTATCACACATAATAATATCTCTGACACCATAGCTATATAATAATTTGATAATGGCAATTCCAGCTGCTCCTGCACCATTTGCCACAACTTTAATTTCCTGCATTTTCTTTCCAGTTAGTTTGAGCGCATTTACCAAACCAGCAACCGTCACAATGGCAGTTCCATGCTGATCATCATGGAATACTGGAATATTTGCTTCCTTTTTCAATCTTTCTTCAATCACAAAACAATTGGGAGCGGCAATATCTTCAAGATTAACCCCACCAAATGTAGGTTCCAGCAGTTTAACTGTTTCTACAATTTTATCAACATCTGTTGTACTTAAACAAATAGGAAAGGCATCAACGCCTGCAAAACTTTTAAAGAGGAGCGCTTTTCCTTCCATTACTGGAAGAGCCGCTTCTGGTCCGATATTCCCTAAACCAAGTACTGCTGTGCCATCAGAAACAACAGCCACCATGTTCCCCTTCATCGTATAATCATATACTGTTTCCGGTTTATCATAAATTTCTTTACATGGTTCTGCAACACCCGGTGAATATGCTAAGCTGAGATCATGGGCATTTCGGACTGGAACTTTCGATTTTGACTCTAACTTCCCTTTATTAATTCGATGCATATGTAATGCTTCTTCCCGTAAAGTCAAGAAATGTCACCCCTTGATTTGAATATAAACATTAACGTTTAAAAAGGCCTGTGATGGTGGTCTGACCACATACCCGTCTCTTTATCACTATAACATATCTTTGAAAGTTGTAAAGAATTATTCTTTTAGCACAACATTGCTTGGCCCAAGGAAATCTCGTAACTGTTCCAATAATTCAGGCATAGGATGAATGTATTGCTCTGCCCCTAATTTGATGGTTTTCCTGGTAGATTCATAATGCAATACAACAGCTGCTCTGCCCTTATGTTTTCTTAATAATCGATTGATGTGCTGCAATGCATTCTCATCTTGTTTATCTGAAGGAATTCTTAAATATAATACTGGCGGTTGGGATAATTTCGTTTTTAACCAGTCATCCATCTCAGATACTTGTTGGATGATAAATTGCAGATTACCTTCCCGTTCTTCTATTTTTCCTTCGAGCAGTGCAAACTTCCCTTGCTGCAGGAACACCGAATATTTTCTGTAAACATTCGGGAACGCGACGGCTTCCATCTCCCCGCTCGAATCACTGATGGTAAGAAAGGCCATTGATTCACCTTTTTTCGTCCGGATCGCCTTCAGCGCGGCTACATAAACCCCTGTGGATACTCTTTCTCCATCAGCGTTTAATTGAAATAATACTTGAGCACCGGAACGTTTTAAGTCCTTTTCATAAATAGAAATCGGATGATCTGAAAGATATATTCCAAGTGCCTCTTTCTCAAAATGAAGCTTATTTTCTTGACTGATCAGGTCAACGGTGACATATTTCGGTTTAGGAATCAAATCTTCCTCAAACAAATCAATTTGATTTCCATCCTCCGGTTTAAAAATTTGTGCGTGTTCAATTGCGACATCTAAGCTTGCCAAAAGGGTTGCGCGATCTTCTCCAAATTCATCAAAGCTCCCTGAATGAACAAGGTACTCAAGTGTTTTTCTATTTATAGCTTTTGATGAAACACGTATGCAAAAATCAAACAGATCTGTAAATTTTCTTGTTTTTCTTGCTTGAATAATTTCCTTTAGCGCTTGTGCACCTACACTTCGAATCGCTGCCAAACTGTAGCGGATCCCTTCTTTTTCAACTTCAAAAGCATAACTGCTTTGATTAACGGAAGGGGGTAGAATGGTTATTTCTTTTTGTTTTGCCTCCATAATATATTGAGAAATCTTTTGTTCATTACCAATGGCAGAAGTAAGTAATCCCGCCATAAAATAAAGCGGAAAATTAGCCTTTAAATAGGCAAGCTGATAGGCAATCATACTGTATGCGACAGCATGGCTTCTGTTAAAGCCATAATTGGCAAATCGGACAATTAAATCATAGATTTCATTTGCAAGTGTAGTGGTATATCCTTTATGAAGTGCTCCTTTGACAAAGTGCTCCCGTTCTTTATCAAGGACCTCCTTTTGTTTCTTCCCAACTGCCCTTCTTAAGAGATCTGCTTCCCCCAAAGAAAACCCCGCCATTTTAGACGCTATTTGCATGATTTGCTCCTGATAGACAATTACGCCGTAGGAATTCTCCAAGATGGGCTTAAGATCTGGATGCGGATATTCTATTTTCTTGCGGCCATGTTTCCTGTCAATAAATAAAGGGATATTCTCCATTGGCCCTGGGCGATACAGGGCATTTACTGCCACAATATCCTCAAATCTTGAAGGCTTCAGTTTAATTAAAACCTTCCTCATTCCTTCTGATTCAAGTTGAAAAATTCCGGAAGTCTCCCCCCGCACTAATAGGTCGAATGTTTTTTCATCATCAAGCGGGATATTCGCAATATCCAGTCTTTTTCCTGTTTTCCGATATATAGAGGAAATGATGGATTCTAGAAGTGATAAATTTCTTAAACCAAGAAAATCCATTTTGAGCAGCCCTAATTCTTCCAGATACTCCATAGAATACTGCGTTAAATAGACATGATTTGATCCTTGTTGAATCGGGACTAATTCTATTAACGGCTTTTCACTTATAACCACACCTGCAGCATGGGTGGATGTGTGGCGTGGAAGTCCCTCCAGCTTTAACGCGGTCTCAAAAAGCCTTCTGTTGAACGGAGATTCCTGAATAAAACTTTTAAGCCCTTCGGATTCCCTTGCTGCATCCTTCAGACTGATCCCAAGGCGTGACGGGACAAGCTTTGACAATTGCTCAAGTTCTTTTGTATTTAACCCAAATACTCTTCCTACATCCCTTAAAGCAGCCTTGGAAGCAAGGGTGCCAAAAGTAATAATTTGAGCAACGTGAAGCGGTCCATATTTATTTACGACGTATTCAATCACCTCATCCCTTCTGAAATCTGGAAAATCGATATCAATATCCGGCATGGATATACGCTCAGGGTTTAAAAACCGCTCGAATAGCAAGTGATGTTCTAGCGGATCCACATCGGTTATATAAAGAACATAAGCAACCAGCGATCCGGCAGCTGACCCCCTGCCCGGTCCAGTCAAAATTCCTCTTGAACGTGCATATCTCATAAAATCCCATACTATTAAAAAGTAATTGCTGAATTTCATTCGCTTTATGACGTCCAATTCATAAGACAATCGTTCCAAGTATTCATTTGAAGGTGAAGGAAAGCGCTCCTTAAGCCCTTTATGACACATCATTTCAAGATACTCATCCGCTGGCATCCCGTTCTCTGTTGGATAAGAAGGTAAATACGTTTTATTTAATTCAATATTGACATGACAGCGATCAGCGATCAAAAGTGTATTTTCCAACGCTTCCGGTAATTCAGAAAAAAGACCAACCATTTCAGCTGTTGTTTTCAAATAAAATTGATCGCTTCCCAATTTCTTACGGTTCTCATCCTGAAGCTTATCCCCATTTTTTATCGCTAACAAACATTCTTGTGAAAAACTGTCTTCCTCTTCAAGATAGCAGACATGATTTGTAGCGACGAGCGGGATCCCCATCTCTTTGGAAAGCAGATATAGCTGTTTGTATAGATTTTTTTCCTGTTCCAACTGATGGTTTTGCAGCGACATGAAAAGTCTGTTGCTGCCGAATATGGCAGTATATTTATGAAGGATTTCTCTTGCTTCATCCATTTTTCCAGCCAGAATGGCTTGTTCAATTTCCCCGTCAATACCTGGTGTTATGGCAATAAGCCCTTCCGAATAGCTTTTTAACCATTTGAGCGGAAGCCCATTATCTGCCTTTGTTTGCACTGCACTTGATATTTTTAACAGATTATTAAATCCCTGATTATTCTCAGCAAGCAGCACTAGAGGGTATGATCCATTATCGTCAAGCGCACCAGCGATATCTACTGTTAGACCCATGATTGGTTTGATCTGATGGTTTCTGCAAAGCTTATAAAATTCAATAGCTCCGTACATAACATTTCGGTCGGTCAGCGCCAGTGCCCGGAAACCTTTTTTTCCGGCATCTTGTACTAAGTCCTGCACTGAAGCCGTACTCGTTAATAAACTATAGGCACTATATACCTGTAGGTGAATAAAAGACATAACCGTCACACCTTTAATTGTTAATTCATTAATATTATAGAACGACTAAGCAAAAAAAGAAAATACGTTCTGTTTTTTCACTCGAAATCATATTTAGCTTTACTTGTCCATATACATGATAGTAAAGGCAATTGATGTATAAGGGCGGTTGAAGGAATGAAAGAAATCGGTTTTTTTCCTGCTTTTATTGAAAGTTATTTTATTGCATTAGGGGTGTTGCTTGGCGGTTCACTTATTGGTGGTATTGCCTCTTTTTTAACCGGACAGCCTCCTTTAACAGCCGTCTATCGTTTGTCATCACTGCTTAGAATCTGGGCAATAGTGGCGGCAATTGGCGGTACTTTTGATGTTGTTTATACCTTTGAGCGGGGAATTTTAAATGCAGATACGAAGGACTTGTTTAAACAATTATTGTTAATTCTCTCAGCGCTTGGTGGTGCACAGACTGGGGCGCTTATTATCAATTGGCTGACACAGGAGCATATTTCATGATGAGGATCCCCCCCTATTACCGTAGACCATCATGGCAGCGTTTTTTTTCAGGCATGGCGATCGGAGGAGCCATCAGCTGGTGTATTTTTGTATATATTAATGGAGTATGGCAGGAAAGGAATACAAAGCTGATTCGAATGCAGCAGCAGGACATCTCGGATTTGAAAGATAGCATTAAGATTTGGCAGGAAGAATATAAGGCAGCCAATAAACGGAATTTAGAAAAGATCACTGTACAAAATATAAATGTTAAAATCTCGAACTGGGAAAAATACAAGCTCGATGAATTCAGTGTCTTTCAAACAGAAGAATCTGTAAAAGATGATATACAAATGATGCTCGCAAAAGATTTAGAAACAGTAGCGAAGAGTAAAGATCTGTTAAAAAAAATTATTGAAAATAAACCGGTAAAAATTAATGAAAAGCGTTATAAACTTAAAGTGAAGGAAATGGTCATTTATACAACACTTACCATCCAGGTTGACATTCAATTTGATGAATAGGAAATGGCTTTTCGTAGCTGTTTCCTATTCATCATCAAGTGATTTATTGAAGAACTGTATTTAATTCCTTCATTACATCTTCTACTTCATCCCAAGAATAGATCGTAGCACCTGAAGCCAATGGGTGACCGCCGCCGTTGAATTTTCTGGCGACACCGTTAATGACTGGACCTTTAGAGCGAAGTCTTACTCGGATTTGATCCTTTTCTTCGATAAAGAAAACCCATGCCTTAATTCCTTTTACATCTCCAAGGGAACCGACTAAAAGAGAGGCCTCTGAAGGCTTCGCGTTATACTCTTCCAGCAGCTCCTTCGTTAATTTAATAAAGGCAGCACCATTTGGCTGAAACTCGAAATTTTGCAATATGTACCCGTTTAATTTGATAATGTTAGGATCCAACTCATACATTCTGTCAAACAGTTCTGTCCTCGAGAATTCATAATGTATTAATTCACCTGCATAGGTGAATGTTTTTTCTGTTGTACTTGGGAATAAGAATCTTCCAGTATCCCCGACAATACCGGCAAATAACAGTCTTGCTGCTTCATCACACAATTTCAAGCCCCTGTCCTTACCAAACAAGTATAATTCATAAATCATCTCGCTGCATGAGCTTGCCGTTGTATCCACCCACAGTAAGTCCCCATATGGATCCTCATTAGGATGGTGATCAATTTTGATCAGCTTATCCCCTAGAGTATAGCGCTTGTCGCAAACTCTATCAGTATTGGCAGTATCACAAACTATGACCAATGCTCCTTGATAGACATCATCTTCTATCTTATCCAGCTTCCGCATGTATTCGAGTGTTGGCTCATCTTGGCCTACGGCGTAAACCTTTTTATTCGGATACGACTCTTTCAAAATTTCTACCAATCCACATTGGGAACCATAGGCATCCGGATCGGGACGAACATGACGGTGAACGATTATCGTATCATATTGCTCAATTAATTCCAAAATTTTCTCTTTCATAAGCTCTCCTTTTTATCGCTGTCATTAGCCACGTGTGGCTTTTTCCAGTTATTCAAGTTAAAATAATAGAAGATTTTTCTATATCTGGAGGAATGAACATGGCTGTACTTGCTGTTTTAATCGTTCTATCATTTGCCTTTTACT
Above is a genomic segment from Neobacillus endophyticus containing:
- the pyk gene encoding pyruvate kinase, translating into MRKTKIVCTIGPASESVEKLTQLINSGMNVARLNFSHGDYEEHGIRIKNIREASERTGKTVAILLDTKGPEIRTHNMQNGAIELTAGENVIISMVEVEGTPEKFSITYPGLMEDVHVGSKILLDDGLIGLEVLSVDKTANEIQTKILNSGTLKNKKGVNVPGVSVNLPGITEKDKKDILFGIEQGIDFIAASFVRRAKDVLEIHQLLEENNATHIHIIPKIENQEGVDNIDEILEVSDGLMVARGDLGVEIPAEEVPLVQKMLIKKCNANGKPVITATQMLDSMQRNPRPTRAEASDVANAIFDGTDAIMLSGETAAGLYPVEAVQTMHNIALRAEQALDHKEILSNRSKDTEHNLTDAIGQSVAHTALNLEVKSIITPTESGHTARMISKYRPKANIVAVTSNDSVCRRLSLVWGVYPQLGQVAKTTDEMLDIAVEESLNSGIVKHGDLVVITAGVPVGEAGSTNLMKIHVVGDVIIKAQGIGRKTAFGKVVIAHDAKEAIEKAKAGSILVTIGSDREMVPAIEKCAALITQEGGLTSHAAVVGLNLGIPVIVGVENALTLFKEGQEITVDAIRGVIYNGHASVL
- the pfkA gene encoding 6-phosphofructokinase, producing MKKIGVLTSGGDSPGMNPAIRAVVRKAIYHDIEVYGIYGGYSGLICGNIKQLELGSVGDIIHRGGTMLHSARCPEFKMKEVQQKGIEQLKAHGIEGLVVIGGDGSYRGAKALTEQGYPCVGVPGTIDNDIPGTELTIGFDTALNTVIDAIDKIRDTATSHERTFVIEVMGRDAGDIALWAGLAGGAETILIPEENYDMNDIAERLRKGQERGKKHSIIIVAEGVCSGVEFAKQLQDLTQLDTRVSVLGHIQRGGSPTAADRVLASRLGARAVELLIEGKGGRAVGIEDNQLVDYDIIEALERKHKLDLNLFKLSKELSI
- the accA gene encoding acetyl-CoA carboxylase carboxyl transferase subunit alpha is translated as MVGELEFERPLVELRKKIAELKEFTQSTDVDLSSEINKLEARLAKLENDIYENMKPWDRVQIARLANRPTTLDYISNLFDDFFECHGDRNFGDDEAIVGGIAKFKGLPVTVIGHQRGKDTKENIRRNFGMPHPEGYRKALRLMKQADKFGRPIICFIDTKGAYPGKAAEERGQSEAIARNLFEMAGLRVPVVCIVIGEGGSGGALGLGVGNRIYMLENSTYSVISPEGAAAILWKDSGLAKNAAESMKITAPDLKELGIIDDIIPEVKGGAHKDIKKQAEEIEKFLVSSLQELLKLSEEELMDDRYNRFRQIGEFDFVKDFIGVQ
- the accD gene encoding acetyl-CoA carboxylase, carboxyltransferase subunit beta; translated protein: MSQKEVYFLALKDLFTKPNTKKKKYATIPKEATKSDVPEGIMTKCPSCKKILYSKELLKNVKVCLHCGYHFPMNSKERIDSFIDEGSFEEINESMISKNPLNFPDYLEKLEKDRQKSKLNEAIVTGIGEVNSHKIVVAIMDSTFRMGSMGSVVGEKITRAIEKADELSVPFIIFTASGGARMQEGALSLMQMAKTSVALKKFSDNGGLIISIMTHPTTGGVSASFASLGDYNLAEPGALIGFAGRRVIEQSIREQLPEDFQTSEFLLKHGQLDAIITRTELVEKITNILEIHQPGGELTW
- a CDS encoding FadR/GntR family transcriptional regulator, translated to MIANDGLKSGDKIPSERELCERLNVGRSSVREALRALELLGLIETRRGEGTYIRDFQGNQLVQLLSTFILQDEKAKKDVFETKNLIEMDCLRLAVQRMKKGNIEELMEWFNHSEHFLDDEFFIRLMELAENHLFFRIWSILKDYCYSMEEQRVEVKREDYMPILKALAERDETKAIAAYQKMRNLSFFSTKSNRF
- a CDS encoding NAD(P)-dependent malic enzyme; translated protein: MTLREEALHMHRINKGKLESKSKVPVRNAHDLSLAYSPGVAEPCKEIYDKPETVYDYTMKGNMVAVVSDGTAVLGLGNIGPEAALPVMEGKALLFKSFAGVDAFPICLSTTDVDKIVETVKLLEPTFGGVNLEDIAAPNCFVIEERLKKEANIPVFHDDQHGTAIVTVAGLVNALKLTGKKMQEIKVVANGAGAAGIAIIKLLYSYGVRDIIMCDTKGAIYEGRPVGMNSVKAEVAKYTNRDNKTGSLADVIKGADVFIGVSVAGALTKEMVSSMNPDPIIFAMANPVPEIMPEEAKEAGAKVVGTGRSDFPNQVNNVLAFPGIFRGALDVRATHINEKMKIAAVEAIANLINEDELSADYVIPGPFDSRVAPSVAAAVAKAAMETGVARIKVDPEEIKEKTKRLALIGKSE